CACCCGATCATCCTGTTCATCGACGAGGCGCACACGATCATCGGCGCGGGCGGCCAGGCCGGCCAGAACGACGCGGCGAACCTGCTGAAGCCGGCGCTCGCGCGCGGCGAGCTGCGCACGATCGCGGCGACGACGTGGAGCGAATACAAGAAGTACTTCGAGAAGGATGCGGCGCTCGCGCGGCGCTTCCAGGTCGTGAAGGTCGAGGAGCCGAGCGAGCCGCTCGCGGCCGCGATGCTGCGCGGGATGTCCGGCCTGATGGAGAAGCACTTCAACGTGCGGATCCTCGACGACGCGATCATCGAGGCCGTGCGCCTGTCGCACCGCTACATCAGCGGCCGCCAGCTGCCGGACAAGGCAATCAGCGTGCTCGACACCGCGTGCGCGAAGGTCGCGCTCGCGCACAGTGCGACGCCGGCGGCGATCGACGACACGAAGAAGCGCATCGAGCGGATCGACGCGGAGATCGCGTCGCTGGAGCGCGAGGCGGCCGGCGGCGCGTCGCACGACGAGCGGCTCGGCGAGCTGCGCGGTGCGCGCGACACGGCGCTCGAACAACTGGCGAAGGACGAAGCGCGCTACGAAGCCGAGCGCGTGATCGTCGCCGAGATCACCGCGCTGCGCGAAGCGCTCGACAAGGCACGCGGCCCGTCGGAAGACGGCCAGCCGGTCGATGTGCAGGCCACCCGCGACAAGCTCGCCGAACGCGTCGCGGCGCTGCACGCGCTGCAGGGCGGCGAGCCGATGGTGCCGCTGCAGGTCGACGGACACGTGGTGGCCGAGATCGTCGCCGCGTGGACGGGCATTCCGCTCGGCCGGATGGTGAAGGACGAGATCGACACCGTGATGAACCTGCAGCCGCTGCTCGCCGCGCGCGTGATCGGCCAGGACCACGCGCTGGAGGCGATCGCGCAGCGCGTGCGCACCGCGACCGCGAGCCTCGAGGATCCGAACAAGCCGCGCGGCGTGTTCATGTTCGTCGGGCCGTCGGGCGTCGGCAAGACCGAGACGGCGCTCGCGCTGGCCGACATCCTGTACGGCGGCGAGCGCAAGATGGTCACGATCAACATGAGCGAGTACCAGGAAGCGCACAGCGTGTCGGGCCTGAAGGGCTCGCCGCCGGGCTACGTCGGCTACGGCGAAGGCGGCGTGCTGACCGAGGCCGTGCGCCGCAACCCGTATTCCGTCGTGCTGCTCGACGAGGTCGAGAAGGCGCACCCCGACGTGCTGGAGATGTTCTTCCAGGTATTCGACAAGGGCGCGATGGACGATGCGGAAGGCCGTGAGATCGACTTCCGCAACACGCTGATCATCCTGACGTCGAACGTCGGCTCCGCCGCGGTGATGCAGGCGTGCCTGAACAAGCCGGCCGAAGAGCTGCCCGATCCGGACGCGCTCGCGGAGACGCTGCGCCCGCAGCTGTACAAGACCTTCAAGCCCGCGTTCCTCGGGCGGATGAAGGTCGTGCCGTACTACCCGATTTCCGACGACGTGCTGGCCGAGATCATCGAGCTGAAGCTCGAGCGGATCCGCCGCCGCATCGAGACGAACCACAAGGCCGCGTTCGAATGGGACGAGTCGCTCGTCGATGCGGTGCTCGCACGCTGCACCGAAGTCGATTCGGGCGCCCGCAACGTCGACCACATCCTGAACGGCACGCTGCTGCCGGAGATCGCGGGCCACGTGCTCGGCCGGATCGCCGACGGCGAGGCCATCGCGCGCATCGCGGTGCGCGCGGACGAGGCCGGCGAATTCACGTACACCGTCGAATGAGCGCGGCCGTGCAACGCAAGCATTTGATGAACTGACCGAACCATGCCGATCAATCTCCCCGAGCTGCTGACGCCGATCAGCGATGCGTCGCCCAGCGGCGACGACCTGCTGTTTTCGAACGAATTCGACGCGATCCAGGATGCGCGGCGCTACGACGATCCGACGCTCGACCAGGGCGAGTGGGTGACCGAGATCAAGGAGGCCGACTGGGGCTTCGTGGTCGACCATGCAGGCGAGCTGCTGCGCACGCGCACGAAGGACTTGCGGCTCGCCGTGTGGCTGACCGAGGCGCTCGCGCTCGAAGACGGCATCACCGGCCTCACCGAAGGCTATGCGCTGCTCGAGGGCCTTTGCCGCGACTTCTGGGACACCGTGCACCCGCTGCCCGAGGACGACGACACCGAACACCGGCTCGGCAACGTCGCATGGCTGTCCGGCCGTACGGCCGAGCTGCTGCGTGCGGTGCCGATGACGGACGGCGCGTCGAACGCGTTCAGCACGCTCGACTGGGAAGTGGCGCAGCACGTTGCCCAGGCCATCAAGCGCGACCCCGAACACGCGGACGAAATCGCGCGCGGCAAGCCGTCGATCGAGCAGATCGACTCGTCGCGTCGCGTGACGTCGATCGCGTTCTACACCGCGTTGCTCGCGAACCTGAAGGCGTTCGAATTCGCGCTCGACGCGTTCGAGGAGCGGCTCGTCGAGCGCGCGGGCGATTCGGCGCCGAGCTTCCGTCAGGCGCGCGACGCGTTCGAGACCGTGTACCGGCTCGCCGAGCGCTTTGCGCGCGAGCAGGGCTATACGGGCAGCGCGCCCCACACGCAGTCGGCACCGCAGGCGCAGCCCGAGCGCATCGAGCCGGTGTTCGGCAACCCGATCCAGACGGAGGAGACTCACGTGCAGCCGCAGCCCGTTCCGCGCGCCCCGGTGCCGCAGATGATCGCCGGCATCCAGAACCGTGCGCAGGCCGTCGACCAGTTGCGCGCGGTCGCCCGCTATTTCCGCCATACCGAGCCGCACAGCCCGGTCGCGTATCTCGCCGACAAGGCCGCCGAATGGGCCGACATGCCGCTGCACAAGTGGCTCGAGAGCGTCGTGAAGGACGACGGCTCGCTGTCGCATATTCGTGAGTTGCTGGGTGTGAGGCCGGACGAGCAGTCGTGAGCGACGATGTGGTGGCGGCGCGCGTGACGCGGGCCCGGGTGCCGTCGTGCGGTGAGAGAAGGGCTCTTTCCTGAGAGCGTGGACCCCGGCGGGTCCGCGGCAAACAAGAAGATGAGTGACGCATGAACATGACCGAACTGGCACAGGCGATTCATGGTGGCCTGATTCAGCAGGATCGCCTGCTGAAGACGGACATCCCGTCGCTGCCGAACAACGCGCTGGTGCCGCGCCGGGCCGTGATCTGTTCAGAACTGGGCCGCGACTTCAGCGTGACGCTCGATCTCGTGTCCACCGCGAGCGACGTCGAACTCAAGACGTTCATCGCGCAGCCGATGACGCTGTGGATCCAGCAGGTCGACCAGTCGTATCTCCCGATCAACGGCTACGTCCATACGGCGCGCCGGCTCGGCACGGACGGCAGCCTGTCGGGCTACCAGTTGACCTTCGCGTCGTGGATGCACTTCCTCAAGTTCCGCAGCGACATGCGGTACTGGCAGGACAAGTCGGTCGACGCGATATTGGCCGACGTGTTCGATACGCATCCACAGGCCAAGGGGCGCTATCAGTTTGCGCTGTCGAAGCCGCTGCCGTCGCGCTCCTACTGTCGCCAGAGCGAAACCGACTGGAACTTCGTGCATCGCCTGATGGAAGACGAAGGGCTGTTCGGCTTCTGGCGACATGCGGGGGACGGCAGCGCGCACACGCTCGTCATCACCGACGACCTGCACGCGCTCGACGAAGTGTCGCCGAATGTCGTCCGGTTCGACCGCTCCGGAGCCGGGAGCGAAGCCACCGGATTCACGCAATGGGCCGCGTCGCGCACCTTGCAGAGTGCGCAGCACACCACGCGCACGTTCGATTACAAATCGCCGTCGACGTCCGGCAATCCGAACGGCACGACGTTGCCCACGAAGGCCGGCCAGGGCGATCTGCCGGGCCAGATGGAAATCTACGAATACACCGGCGCATACACGTACGCGGGGCAGGACCGCGGCGAACATCTGTCGAAGATCCGCCTCGAGGAATGGGAGTCGCGCGCGAAACGCTTCTTCGGCGTGGGTGGCGTGCGGGGGATCGACGCCGGGCGACGCTTCACGCTGGCCGACCATCCCGAGCACGACCGCGATTCGGCGCAGGACCGGGAATTTGCGGCCTTGAAGGTGTCGCGGTACATCGAGAACAACCTGCCGATCTCGGACCACGAAGCGAACTTCCCGCACAGCCTGCAGGCGCGGCTCGCGCAGGCGAAAGCCGGTCACGGTTCGGCTGTTTCGTTCGAAGTGGGTCATGACGACGGTTCGGCCGGGTTCTATCTCGTCGAGGTCGAAGTGCAACGTGCGGCGGTGCCGTATCGCAGCCCGTTCGAGCACAAGAAGCCCGTGATGCAGCTCGAGACGGCCGTCGTCGTCGGGCCGAAGGGCGA
This region of Burkholderia contaminans genomic DNA includes:
- the tssH gene encoding type VI secretion system ATPase TssH, with amino-acid sequence MSTPLKTLITKLNPLCRHATERAASACLARGHYEVDLEHLFLALLEEATGDLPLALRASRVDPHALHADLERELTRLKTGNTRTPVFSVHLIALFEQAWLIASLDSQLGRIRSGHLLLALLTAPDLAQFAQRMSSQFAEMNVTDLKHKFDEIMAGSSEAEPRQADDDGSDVAPAADGFAAAAGPSKTPALDTYTTNLTQRARDGKIDPVIGREAEIRQAIDILMRRRQNNPIMTGEAGVGKTAVVEGLALRIAADDVPPPLRGVALHVLDMGLLQAGASVKGEFENRLKSVIDEVKKSAHPIILFIDEAHTIIGAGGQAGQNDAANLLKPALARGELRTIAATTWSEYKKYFEKDAALARRFQVVKVEEPSEPLAAAMLRGMSGLMEKHFNVRILDDAIIEAVRLSHRYISGRQLPDKAISVLDTACAKVALAHSATPAAIDDTKKRIERIDAEIASLEREAAGGASHDERLGELRGARDTALEQLAKDEARYEAERVIVAEITALREALDKARGPSEDGQPVDVQATRDKLAERVAALHALQGGEPMVPLQVDGHVVAEIVAAWTGIPLGRMVKDEIDTVMNLQPLLAARVIGQDHALEAIAQRVRTATASLEDPNKPRGVFMFVGPSGVGKTETALALADILYGGERKMVTINMSEYQEAHSVSGLKGSPPGYVGYGEGGVLTEAVRRNPYSVVLLDEVEKAHPDVLEMFFQVFDKGAMDDAEGREIDFRNTLIILTSNVGSAAVMQACLNKPAEELPDPDALAETLRPQLYKTFKPAFLGRMKVVPYYPISDDVLAEIIELKLERIRRRIETNHKAAFEWDESLVDAVLARCTEVDSGARNVDHILNGTLLPEIAGHVLGRIADGEAIARIAVRADEAGEFTYTVE
- the tssA gene encoding type VI secretion system protein TssA, which produces MPINLPELLTPISDASPSGDDLLFSNEFDAIQDARRYDDPTLDQGEWVTEIKEADWGFVVDHAGELLRTRTKDLRLAVWLTEALALEDGITGLTEGYALLEGLCRDFWDTVHPLPEDDDTEHRLGNVAWLSGRTAELLRAVPMTDGASNAFSTLDWEVAQHVAQAIKRDPEHADEIARGKPSIEQIDSSRRVTSIAFYTALLANLKAFEFALDAFEERLVERAGDSAPSFRQARDAFETVYRLAERFAREQGYTGSAPHTQSAPQAQPERIEPVFGNPIQTEETHVQPQPVPRAPVPQMIAGIQNRAQAVDQLRAVARYFRHTEPHSPVAYLADKAAEWADMPLHKWLESVVKDDGSLSHIRELLGVRPDEQS
- a CDS encoding type VI secretion system Vgr family protein — its product is MNMTELAQAIHGGLIQQDRLLKTDIPSLPNNALVPRRAVICSELGRDFSVTLDLVSTASDVELKTFIAQPMTLWIQQVDQSYLPINGYVHTARRLGTDGSLSGYQLTFASWMHFLKFRSDMRYWQDKSVDAILADVFDTHPQAKGRYQFALSKPLPSRSYCRQSETDWNFVHRLMEDEGLFGFWRHAGDGSAHTLVITDDLHALDEVSPNVVRFDRSGAGSEATGFTQWAASRTLQSAQHTTRTFDYKSPSTSGNPNGTTLPTKAGQGDLPGQMEIYEYTGAYTYAGQDRGEHLSKIRLEEWESRAKRFFGVGGVRGIDAGRRFTLADHPEHDRDSAQDREFAALKVSRYIENNLPISDHEANFPHSLQARLAQAKAGHGSAVSFEVGHDDGSAGFYLVEVEVQRAAVPYRSPFEHKKPVMQLETAVVVGPKGEEVYTDELNRIKVMFVWDRQNGGTETASCWMRVVQSDTGGGYGAVHIPRVGEEVMVGYIGGDCDRPIVMHRVYNGATKPQWHSDGILSGFRSKEYAGSGHNEMVLDDATGQNRARLFSSSANSLLHLGYLIEQNGNTRGAYLGSGFDLRTDAYGAVRAGQGLYVTTHPKQVNSQPLDVRETQQQLVNAEGLIESLSQVSEAHQAESLGNGQDALKTFTDATQESAAGASSGGRTAGGGTGNANAFKEPVMLFASPAGIGMASQQSVHLASDRQTNIVSGQSTFITSGKSLIAGIRDRISLFAQNAGMKLFAAKGNVEVQAHADNIELTAQKTVKLVAATEVVDVAAKQEVLLTSGGAYIRIKGGNIEIHAPGKIDFKGAQHAFSGPTSMPYPLPAMPGGTCKQCVLNAHSGRESMVEAD